One window of Medicago truncatula cultivar Jemalong A17 chromosome 2, MtrunA17r5.0-ANR, whole genome shotgun sequence genomic DNA carries:
- the LOC120578372 gene encoding putative disease resistance RPP13-like protein 1 produces the protein MKLLFSDDPEGECNISVIPIVGMGGIGKTILAQFVYNDERVQKEFDLKAWIYVSEQFDIFKITKTLVEEITSCSCSIEKLNLLQHDLKKRLLKKKFLFILDDVWNQNYISWETLKNPFVYGAPGSKIIVTTRIAHVASIMQTVEPYYLSELCDDDCWMLFSKHVLFGYANSNVHQNLRKMGKQIIKKCKGLPLAVKTLAGLLRCKDDTREWYKVLNSEIWDLQNDESNILPALRLSYHYLPSHQSKRNKLCFVMHNFVNDLAQFVSGKFSVRIEGNYEVVEESAQYLLHLIAHKFPAVHWKAMSKATHLRTFMELRLVDKSVSFIDEIPHDLLIKLKSLRVLSLEGIYHKGLPDSVTELIHLRYLDLSGAKMNILRESIGKEYGSSIDEIGELSDLHEHVSYVDSEKAKLNEKELLEKLILEWGENADTDNSQQEKDILDRLQPHTNLRAFYT, from the exons ATGAAATTGCTATTTTCGGACGATCCAGAAGGAGAATGCAATATAAGTGTGATTCCCATAGTGGGCATGGGGGGGATTGGAAAAACCATCTTAGCTCAATTTGTTTACAACGATGAAAGAGTGCAGAAGGAATTTGATCTCAAAGCTTGGATTTATGTGTCTGAGCAGTTTGATATTTTCAAGATTACAAAAACCCTTGTGGAAGAGATCACTTCATGTAGTTGCAGTATTGAAAAGTTGAATTTACTCCagcatgatttgaagaaaaggttgttaaagaaaaagtttttattcattttagatGATGTATGGAATCAAAACTACATAAGCTGGGAAACTTTGAAGAATCCATTTGTGTATGGTGCTCCTGGAAGTAAGATTATTGTAACAACAAGAATTGCTCACGTGGCATCAATTATGCAGACTGTTGAGCCTTATTATCTTTCAGAACTTTGTGATGATGATTGTTGGATGCTGTTTTCAAAACATGTATTGTTTGGATATGCAAATTCAAATGTTCaccaaaatttaagaaaaatggggaaacaaataattaaaaagtgcAAAGGATTGCCTTTGGCCGTGAAGACACTTGCGGGACTTCTGAGATGTAAAGATGATACAAGGGAATGGTACAAAGTACTAAACAGTGAGATATGGGATTTGCAGAATGATGAGAGTAATATTCTCCCAGCTTTGAGATTAAGTTATCATTATCTTCCATCGCAT CAATCGAAACGCAATAAGTTGTGTTTTGTAATGCACAATTTTGTAAATGATTTAGCTCAATTTGTATCTGGAAAGTTTTCTGTCAGAATAGAAGGCAATTATGAAGTAGTGGAAGAAAGTGCTCAATATCTGCTGCATTTGATTGCACATAAATTCCCTGCTGTACATTGGAAGGCTATGAGCAAAGCTACTCACCTAAGAACCTTCATGGAATTAAGGTTGGTAGATAAATCTGTGAGCTTTATTGATGAGATTCCACATGACTTGTTGATCAAGCTCAAGTCATTAAGGGTGTTATCTTTGGAAGGCATCTATCATAAGGGGTTGCCTGATTCAGTTACCGAACTAATACATCTTCGGTATCTAGATCTGTCTGGGGCTAAGATGAACATATTGCGGGAAAGCATCG GAAAAGAATATGGATCTTCCATTGATGAAATAGGAGAATTATCTGATTTACATGAACATGTTAGCTATGTGGATTCAGAAAAGGCCAAGTTGAATGAAAAGGAACTTCTTGAAAAGTTAATTTTGGAATGGGGTGAGAATGCTGATACTGACAATTCACAACAAGAAAAAGACATACTAGACAGGTTACAGCCCCATACAAATCTTAGAGCTTTCTATACATAA